TCCTCACTAGCTATAGCTTTGGTCAGCCTTTTGGACTTTTGGCTGACGAGGCTCTTGCTACCCAATGGCGTGATACCGTTTTTCACATTATGCGGGCCCTTCCTATCGTTCGTGCCTTCCCGCTGCTAGTGCGACTGGTTGACCTTTTACCCCCGATCATCTCCAAGTGGATCACCCCTGACCTGTCAATCTTGATGGGATGGAAACAGGTAAGGTGTTACCACTACTGTTAGCCATTTGGGAGTTTCAGCTGACTCCGCTACAGCGTATCCGCAAGCAAACCGAAGACGTCCTCGCCTATCGTGGTATCTACTCTGACCCGGACCGCAAGGCCACCACTGTCATTGAAGCCCTTCGCGACAGCGACAAGCTGCCTCCGAAAGAAAAAACCCTACAGCGGCTATCTGAGGAGGGCGCAATTCTTCTTATCGCGGGTAGCGAGACCCCGGCCAAGGTCAATGCGGTCTTGTGGTATCATCTTCTGGCAAATCCTACCAGGCTCCAGCGTTTGCGAACTGAATTAGCCAGTATCTATCCGGACCCCAAACACCCGTTACCGTCTGTGACAGAGCTTGAAAAGCTGCCTTATCTGAATGCCTGTATTCTAGAGGGGCTGCGCCTGCAGAGTGGAGTCTCGGGTCGTTCACATAGGCTGGCCCACACAAGTCTCAGCTATGGTAACTGGACGATCCCTGCCCGCACACCTCTAAGTTCAATCTCCGTTTTCCAGCACTACAATCCTGTGCGCTTCCCTGACCCACAGGCCTTTCTTCCTGAGCGATGGCTCTTAGAGGACGGATCGGGGATCCGCATGGATCTGAAGCGCAGCCTCGTGGCTTTTGGGGCGGGAACACGTTACTGCCTTGGAACATCTCTTGCGTATGCGGAGTTGTACTTGATGGCGGCGGCTTTGGCGACGAGGGTTGATATGGAGTTGTTTGAGACAACAGTCGATGATGTGAAGATTATGCTCGATTGGACGATTCCCCAGCCGAAACCTGACACCCAGGGTGTCAGGGTCAAGGTACGGGCGGTGCACATGCAGTAACTGAATGTTTATGGCAGAGGCTTAGCAAGAGACTGTTGCCGAAAACGGGTAATGGCCGTATTGTTGTATGGTAAGACACGAGGTGCGGACAACAGCCGAGAATAATGATACCGTACAATACAATGCACGCTAGCATTAGTGCCGAACGTTTTGGCCCCAGCATTAATTAATGAACACGAAAACAAGCATTTGAGGAACACCTCGTGGCATTGCTTCGTATTACCTTCTCGAAATGGACTATGCAGGTGTCAATTTCCCGATAAACAGGCTTACTGAATATACCCTCGGACGCGGGGCATTCTGTACCCGATGTTGGGAACCGCCGAATATGTTTCGTAGTATATAAGTTGGATCAATATCAAGCGATATGAGTAGTTCGATAGGCACCGACAATACCAagttttgcttttccttttcctccatcAAAAACAACTTCATTATGCTATCAGGTGCGAATATTCCTAGGTTCCCTTTTACAGGCCCAATGTCACCCAAAGACTAACCACCAATGGCAAAAAGGGTTCTTTGAAGCCATGGGCAAGCCATGGATCCTGCCCAGCATCCTCAAATCCATTACAGGAACACCTCCCCCGTGCACAGAAGGCAATCGGGAAAAGTCAACAAGCCCCCTAATCCGGTCTATCCACTATGCCTTCGACCCCGTTCCCGCCGATCACGACGTCCCCACCTCATCCGACTTCTTCCCTCACCTCCGCGAATgcctccaacaccccccaCACGACGAATGCGTCTACATCCAGCCCACAGACCTCCGAGTCCCATGGCCAACCTCCTTCCCTGCAGCTGTACAATGCAAGCACTGGCGGGAAGTCGAGCAATCCGCCCGCGAACTGTTGGACGAGATTGTCTCCGAGATACAGAAAGAGGCCCAGAGCCGCTCACAAAGTCAAGATAAGAGTGGTGGTCGTCTCTTAAGTACACAGCTTGGAGCATCGCCAGATGCTCTTCCACAGAAGAAGTTGCATGAGGTGCTTGAGACGGCGGTGACGGGGACTATTTATATGTTTCCGGCAGCGAATGTGGCGCGTGCGAGGATCATGGCTAAGGCCATTTTGTTGATTTTTCTGCATGATGGTATGTTTACCTATCTACCCTTACCAGTTTGGAGTTATCCGAGGTCAAGCAGCGAAGGATTTGGAGGAGCTAACTTGTGGATTAGATGTGGTGGAGGCACATGACGGATCTGATGCTGTATGTTTCATGTTGCTTCCTTCCGAATTTAAAATTTTCCGTGCAAGATTTTTTACCTGGTGCTTTATCTTACTAACTTGGTGATACCGTACAGGGAGAAACCTTTCTGGATCTACTTCTACAATCGGACCGGCTACCGCAAACACCCCCGCCGGAAGGAGATGCTGAGCCCGGTCTCCCCTGGAGACAACGTATTCTGCGCGAATTCGTAAAAGAAGTCTTGACCGAAGATCCTATCTCAGGACTGGAGCTCCTCCAGGGCTTGAAGATCTGGTCTCAACATACCCGCTCGCATATCCTGAAAGACCAAGACCAAATGGCAAACTACACAAATCTCCAAGACTATGTAGAATACCGCATGGATGATCTCGCCGCTGAGTAGGAACGCCCCGGCCCTTCCTTAGTCAAATGCATCACTAACAACGTCTCGAATACAGTTTTGACCACGCCGCCATACATTTCACTACAAACGTCCACCCTACCGCGACCGAAATCGCCggcctctccaccatccgcCGTCTATACCTCATTCACGCCTCCTTAACCAACGACCTATACAGCTATGCCAAGGAGCTCCATGACCTAAACACCCGCGGCTGCACCATGATTAACAGCGTCCGTGTGCTGCAAAATAACATGATGGTCGGGGATAACACGGCGAAGGGAATCCTGCGCCGCATTCTACTCGATGTGGAGCGTCAGTTGCATGTTGAGCAGCAGCGGCTGAGGATGGATGCGGCGACTACAGAAACGCAGAATATCATTGCTCAGGCGGTGGTGCAGAGCTTGGCTGGGAATTTGTTCTATTCTGCTACTACGTATCGGTATGCGAGGGTTGTGGAGGGGGCGAAGTTGGAGTAGATCGTTTGAGAGATGGAGATTTAAGAGAGAGTGGAAACAGGACTGGCAGTATGGGATTACTGTACATATGAGAAGATGAGAGGGGAGTGTACATACTTGACCAGAGCATGATGGGTTTAGAATCTCTTGGGTTATTTTTGGTTTGGCTTGGGAGCGTCTCTTCTTGGTTTTATTTTGGACATTACTCTTCGAATGACTATTCGTTTATAACAATAGATGATTTTTGTGCGAGAATGATTGTTATGTTATTATGAGAAATGGGGTGGCAGCATGCTCATGGGCATATATACTTACTGTATTGGAACGAAATATGACAATCTATCAAGCACAATCCAGAGTCAACTGATCTCTCAGATCAAACAGCACCGGTCCCAAAGAATCTAGCTGGCCTTTCTCGCGAAGCAGGAAAGGGCTGTGAGTAGCCTAGATGAGTTGTGGCTAGCTCATATTGGACATCTCTTCATAGGGTTCATTTCAGCTGTAGCTTGACGTGTTGCGCGATGGTGAAAACCAGCGTCTGTTCCTGAACAATGGATAGCATACGGGGAATCCACCAAGTCAATCGCAATGGACTAATTTGTGTATGCGTGTGTATGTAAGCACATAGAGCATCAGTATCAGCTCATGAAATATACAAAAATTGAGTATTTAACGTGCAGTATGCTGAAGTCAATCGAAGACAATATTCATTGCAATTTCCATgtagatttatatagatacaAGtccttttatttatatttatattgacTCTTATTATCTGCGCTCAACACAAGAAATCAAGCTTTTGAGCACACACAGGCATTAAAGTTCGAAAACTTACTACCTGACAGACGAAATCCTCTCTGGAACCTGGAATCCACACCCTAAGTTAAGATCTCTGATTCTTCTGACTCATCGGAAACCATATCCCGACAAGGCTGTACTCGTGTTTTCCTCTTCCGAATGACGTATCTCCTACAGTAAACCTCTCGCCCGAGAGATCGATAAGATATCTCGGTAATGATCTCCGCCATCGGCAAATATGATTGGTGGAATAAGTTTTAGCGACGCCGACTCACGTCTTACAAGCCTAGAACTACACCGATATACTACAAACTCAATTcatgaataaaataatatatagttgaCGGGCGCACTCAGATTCCTTCCATGATAATATACCACAATTGATTAATCGACCCAAGAATGACTAGCAGCGAATCCAACATGTCCACAACCGCACAACCCCCACCCCTATCATCCATTCTATCCGCGCAGGACTTCGAAAAAGCAGCCTCTCAATCCCTCACACCCAAAACATGGGCTTTCTACTCCTCCGCTGCGACAGATACGATTACACACGAGTCGAACAGGACTATGTACGAACGCATCCTTCTCCGGCCGCGAATCCTCCGCAATGTCACCTCTGTATCAATGAAGACAAATATTCTGGGATGTCGCATGGATTTACCACTATTCATGAGTCCCGCAGCAATGGCGACATTGGTTCATCCGGACGGCGAGCTTGCATTGGCGAGAGGATGTGCGAGGTATGGGATTGGGATGTGTGTATGTTATCCCTCCCTTATCACTGTCGTAGCAGCGGTGTCTAAGTAGTATGAATCTAACAAAGAGTGTGATTGAATGAAGGTCTCCACAAACGCAGCCTACCACCTCTCGGAAATAACATCCGCCGCAGCCAAGCAAACGAAGAATAACAACaccccattcttcttccaactcTACGTAAACAAAGACAGAGAGGCATCGAAGCGCCTTCTCCGCACCGCAGAGCAGAACGGAGCGAAAGCGATCTTCGTGACTGTGGATGCGCCCGTCGCTGGGAAGCGGGAAGCCGATGAGCGGGTCCCGCTGGA
The window above is part of the Aspergillus luchuensis IFO 4308 DNA, chromosome 8, nearly complete sequence genome. Proteins encoded here:
- a CDS encoding cytochrome P450 (COG:Q;~EggNog:ENOG410PKH2;~InterPro:IPR001128,IPR002403,IPR017972,IPR036396;~PFAM:PF00067;~go_function: GO:0004497 - monooxygenase activity [Evidence IEA];~go_function: GO:0005506 - iron ion binding [Evidence IEA];~go_function: GO:0016705 - oxidoreductase activity, acting on paired donors, with incorporation or reduction of molecular oxygen [Evidence IEA];~go_function: GO:0020037 - heme binding [Evidence IEA];~go_process: GO:0055114 - oxidation-reduction process [Evidence IEA]), translated to MSSDSLSFLTWGALSVLAWTIYGAIWRLYLSPLAAFPGPKIVALTSWVEFYHDVVKKGTYMWEIEKMHQKYGPIVRVSPYELHCIDPDFYNVIYASLPQKRDKYEKFTKSPDCNNATGFTVEHAHHRMRRDALAPFFSKRNTLGLEDSIKACVDQLCANIARAHAAQEPFNLTLGSIATTMDVLTSYSFGQPFGLLADEALATQWRDTVFHIMRALPIVRAFPLLVRLVDLLPPIISKWITPDLSILMGWKQRIRKQTEDVLAYRGIYSDPDRKATTVIEALRDSDKLPPKEKTLQRLSEEGAILLIAGSETPAKVNAVLWYHLLANPTRLQRLRTELASIYPDPKHPLPSVTELEKLPYLNACILEGLRLQSGVSGRSHRLAHTSLSYGNWTIPARTPLSSISVFQHYNPVRFPDPQAFLPERWLLEDGSGIRMDLKRSLVAFGAGTRYCLGTSLAYAELYLMAAALATRVDMELFETTVDDVKIMLDWTIPQPKPDTQGVRVKVRAVHMQ
- a CDS encoding terpene synthase family protein (COG:S;~EggNog:ENOG410PXII;~InterPro:IPR008949;~PFAM:PF19086), which codes for MLSGFFEAMGKPWILPSILKSITGTPPPCTEGNREKSTSPLIRSIHYAFDPVPADHDVPTSSDFFPHLRECLQHPPHDECVYIQPTDLRVPWPTSFPAAVQCKHWREVEQSARELLDEIVSEIQKEAQSRSQSQDKSGGRLLSTQLGASPDALPQKKLHEVLETAVTGTIYMFPAANVARARIMAKAILLIFLHDDVVEAHDGSDAGETFLDLLLQSDRLPQTPPPEGDAEPGLPWRQRILREFVKEVLTEDPISGLELLQGLKIWSQHTRSHILKDQDQMANYTNLQDYVEYRMDDLAADFDHAAIHFTTNVHPTATEIAGLSTIRRLYLIHASLTNDLYSYAKELHDLNTRGCTMINSVRVLQNNMMVGDNTAKGILRRILLDVERQLHVEQQRLRMDAATTETQNIIAQAVVQSLAGNLFYSATTYRYARVVEGAKLE